ACACCCCGCGCGACTGGGCGTTGCGCTCGGCGAGGTAGCCGAAGCGCTCGAAGCCGCCGAGGTAGCCGGCGTCGTTCTGGAAGATCGCGACCTCGTGCGGGTGCTGGTCGATCGCCTCGAACGACAGCCGCACCGCCCGGTCGATCTTGGTGCGCGCGTCGTCGTCGCTGGCCAGCACGGCGTCGTACGCCGCGAAGAGCTCCTCCTGGAAGGTCGAGAGGATCTCGTCGACCATCGACTCCTTGGAGTCGAAGTGGTGGTAGAGGCTGCCCGAGAGGATGCCGGAGGCCTCGGCGATGTCGCGCACCGTGGTGTTCTTGAAGCCCCGCTCGGCGAAGAGCCCGGCCGCGATCCCCAGCAGCTCGGTACGACGGGTGGGGGCGGTGGACGGCTCGGTGCTCATGGG
The Nocardioides marinisabuli genome window above contains:
- a CDS encoding TetR/AcrR family transcriptional regulator codes for the protein MSTEPSTAPTRRTELLGIAAGLFAERGFKNTTVRDIAEASGILSGSLYHHFDSKESMVDEILSTFQEELFAAYDAVLASDDDARTKIDRAVRLSFEAIDQHPHEVAIFQNDAGYLGGFERFGYLAERNAQSRGVWVALLTEGVESGALRDDLDIELTYRFIRDTVWVAVKWYRPGGKHSHVEIADQYLTILLDGISTERP